From the Thermoanaerobaculia bacterium genome, one window contains:
- a CDS encoding EAL domain-containing protein, with the protein MSVLQWSFDTYFRHVRDAVVIVDNEGKVQYLNPAAEVLTRDPLGIIRHPLCDLVRLKNDRDCQSFQQMIGDLAQGNRDEFSLQGNICGIGSFDGRSVEIRATPLGRRDRPVLGAMLTISFQDPANREDAPTIDTVHLEDQLKERTAELLISMNLMDEHIDAYQKVEEDRRESEERFRALFQNSKDVIWVLSREGRILQVNPSVTEVFGYPRDEMIQMPIHRLFADPKEGLDLNRKREEGESIVDQEVTLNHRDGRQRICLLSSNPRRNQSGEILEHQEIIRDITSWKYAQEALQKSEERYALAAQAAHDGLWDWDLDADQIYYSSRWCEILGVKEGDLEPRPSSWFNQIHSEDYPDFKASLQAHLISTQDRFESEHRLKHCDGTYRWVRCRGSIVREADGRPRRLVGSLTDISTRKELEETLQNQAFTDTLTGLANFRAMQDRLQKLCNQGPQTNGSSFILALLTLDRYSVYRNRLGREAAHQVIVAVANRLKETLSADTFIARLEGPEFCIIMDGAREEEEAKALTAYIRQITEIPFEARGQEIYETISTGIAQSSPGLNLPEELLRRAEMALEYAMREGKGTVNIFTSAMARQTTAVVQMESDLRKALHQKELQLYYQPIVSLTTGRISGFETLLRWIHPVRGLVMPGDFIPLAEKTGLVADFDLWAIGEGCRQLASWRKVLPPKASIMLSMNLSGVNFMKPDLIMKIEAAMRKYGIHGNSLKLEITETVLVENLQFIQDILAYLKGLDIRLSIDDFGTGYSSLSYLSELPVDVLKIDRSFVMGLGKERKAREIVRTIVDLAHNMQMQVVAEGVEEVHHLHQLKELGCEYAQGYLFAKPLEVKQAEALLLSGKTW; encoded by the coding sequence ATTTCAGGCACGTTCGTGACGCCGTTGTCATCGTTGACAATGAGGGGAAGGTCCAATACCTGAACCCCGCTGCCGAGGTGCTGACCCGTGACCCGCTCGGGATTATCCGCCATCCCCTGTGTGATCTGGTGCGCCTGAAGAACGATCGGGACTGCCAATCCTTTCAGCAGATGATTGGAGACCTTGCACAGGGGAACCGGGATGAGTTTTCCCTCCAGGGAAATATATGCGGAATCGGGTCTTTTGACGGGCGTTCGGTAGAGATTCGAGCCACCCCCCTGGGCCGCCGGGATCGACCGGTTCTCGGCGCGATGCTGACCATCTCCTTTCAAGACCCTGCAAACAGAGAAGATGCCCCCACGATAGATACGGTTCACCTCGAAGATCAGCTGAAGGAACGGACCGCCGAACTGTTGATCTCCATGAATCTGATGGACGAGCACATTGACGCCTATCAGAAGGTGGAAGAAGATCGCCGGGAATCGGAGGAACGGTTTCGCGCCCTTTTTCAGAACTCGAAGGATGTGATCTGGGTCCTTTCCCGGGAGGGCCGGATCCTTCAGGTGAATCCCTCGGTGACGGAAGTGTTTGGGTATCCCCGTGACGAAATGATTCAGATGCCGATCCATCGACTCTTTGCCGATCCGAAGGAAGGGTTGGATCTAAACCGGAAACGGGAGGAAGGAGAATCCATCGTGGATCAGGAAGTTACCCTGAACCACAGGGATGGCCGGCAGCGGATCTGCCTTCTCTCGTCCAACCCGCGAAGGAATCAGAGTGGGGAGATTCTGGAGCACCAGGAAATCATCCGGGACATTACGAGCTGGAAGTACGCACAGGAGGCTCTCCAGAAGAGCGAGGAACGATATGCCCTTGCGGCTCAGGCCGCCCATGACGGACTGTGGGACTGGGATCTCGATGCGGATCAGATCTATTACTCTTCCCGCTGGTGCGAAATTCTGGGAGTCAAGGAGGGAGATCTGGAACCCCGTCCCTCATCCTGGTTTAACCAGATTCATTCGGAGGACTATCCCGATTTCAAGGCAAGCCTCCAGGCCCATCTGATCAGCACCCAGGATCGGTTTGAGAGTGAACATCGTCTGAAGCACTGTGATGGAACCTACCGATGGGTCCGCTGTCGGGGATCGATTGTACGGGAGGCTGATGGTCGTCCCCGGCGTCTGGTCGGCTCCCTGACAGATATTTCCACGCGAAAAGAGCTGGAAGAAACCCTTCAAAACCAGGCATTTACCGACACCCTTACCGGCCTTGCCAATTTCCGGGCCATGCAGGACCGGCTCCAGAAACTTTGCAATCAGGGACCACAGACCAATGGCTCCAGCTTTATCCTTGCCCTTCTGACCCTGGACCGTTATTCCGTGTATCGCAACCGCCTGGGGAGGGAAGCCGCCCACCAGGTCATTGTGGCCGTAGCCAACCGGTTGAAGGAGACGCTTTCAGCCGACACCTTCATAGCACGGCTCGAGGGTCCCGAGTTCTGCATTATTATGGACGGAGCAAGGGAAGAGGAGGAAGCAAAGGCTCTAACGGCCTATATCCGTCAGATTACCGAGATCCCCTTTGAAGCCAGGGGTCAGGAAATCTATGAAACGATATCAACCGGAATCGCGCAGAGCTCCCCCGGTCTGAACCTGCCGGAAGAACTTCTCCGACGTGCGGAAATGGCCCTCGAGTACGCGATGCGGGAGGGGAAGGGGACCGTTAATATCTTTACCTCGGCGATGGCGCGCCAGACGACCGCCGTCGTCCAGATGGAAAGCGATTTAAGAAAGGCTCTCCATCAGAAAGAACTACAGCTTTACTATCAGCCCATCGTTTCCCTGACGACCGGGCGGATTTCCGGCTTTGAAACTCTGCTTCGATGGATCCATCCGGTTCGGGGCCTGGTGATGCCGGGAGACTTTATTCCCCTTGCCGAAAAGACCGGCCTGGTCGCCGACTTTGACCTCTGGGCCATTGGGGAGGGGTGCCGTCAGCTGGCATCCTGGCGAAAGGTGCTCCCTCCTAAAGCATCCATTATGCTCAGCATGAACCTTTCAGGGGTCAACTTCATGAAGCCGGATCTGATCATGAAGATCGAAGCGGCGATGAGAAAATACGGTATCCACGGAAACAGTCTGAAGCTTGAGATCACGGAAACCGTACTGGTTGAAAACCTTCAGTTTATCCAGGATATCCTCGCGTACCTCAAGGGACTCGACATTCGTCTGAGCATTGACGATTTTGGCACGGGGTATTCATCCCTGAGCTACCTGAGCGAGCTTCCCGTTGACGTGCTGAAAATCGATCGCTCCTTTGTCATGGGACTGGGAAAGGAGCGGAAGGCCAGGGAAATCGTCCGGACCATCGTGGATCTTGCTCACAATATGCAAATGCAGGTCGTCGCGGAGGGGGTTGAGGAAGTCCACCACCTTCACCAGTTGAAGGAACTGGGCTGTGAGTATGCCCAGGGATACCTCTTTGCCAAACCCCTGGAGGTCAAGCAGGCGGAGGCGCTTCTTCTTTCGGGCAAGACCTGGTGA
- a CDS encoding glycosyltransferase family 2 protein gives MKEVAPLSTEAPKDLEKPGKDDPAHPWKISILMPVYNEEKTLRNILDQIRAVPLPDRELIIINDGSTDATRDILSEIREPWIRIVHQERNLGKGAALRRGIEIAEGNIILIQDADLEYDPDDYPALLKPIMEGTARVVYGSRILGHNPKSYTRYYWGGRFLSLLTNLLYGTSITDEPTCYKVFDASLLKGLPLKCEGFEFCPEVTARIARRKIPIHEVPIRYAPRSIEEGKKIRWKDGLTAIWTLVKYRISS, from the coding sequence GTGAAGGAAGTGGCGCCTCTTTCCACCGAAGCACCGAAGGATTTGGAGAAACCCGGAAAGGATGATCCTGCCCATCCATGGAAAATCTCCATACTCATGCCGGTATACAACGAAGAGAAGACCCTGCGGAACATTCTTGATCAGATCCGGGCGGTTCCTCTTCCCGATCGAGAACTTATCATCATCAATGACGGTTCGACAGATGCCACCCGGGACATCCTTTCCGAAATCCGGGAACCCTGGATCCGTATCGTTCACCAGGAAAGAAACCTCGGGAAGGGAGCCGCCCTTCGGAGAGGAATCGAGATCGCCGAAGGGAACATTATCCTGATCCAGGATGCCGATCTCGAGTACGACCCTGACGACTATCCGGCTCTTTTGAAACCCATCATGGAGGGCACGGCCCGGGTCGTGTACGGTTCGAGAATCCTGGGTCACAATCCAAAATCGTACACGCGGTATTACTGGGGCGGTAGATTCCTGTCGCTGTTGACAAATCTTCTTTATGGAACTTCCATCACGGACGAACCCACCTGTTACAAGGTCTTTGACGCGTCACTGTTAAAGGGCCTCCCGCTGAAATGTGAAGGATTCGAATTCTGTCCCGAAGTGACCGCCAGAATTGCCCGAAGGAAGATTCCCATCCATGAGGTTCCCATCCGGTACGCTCCCAGATCGATTGAAGAGGGAAAGAAGATCCGATGGAAGGACGGCCTCACCGCAATCTGGACACTCGTTAAATACCGCATATCCTCATAA